A part of Paenibacillus sp. IHBB 10380 genomic DNA contains:
- the hflX gene encoding GTPase HflX — protein MEEQQQRAIIVGVNLSHQKDFDFEYSMEELSNLASACHVEVVGRMTQNLERVNKSHYIGKGKVLEVMNLYEAADANVVIFNDELSPSHIRNLESDLQCKVIDRTILILDIFERRAQTREAQLQVEVAQLQYMLPRLIGLRESLGRQSGGVGTKNKGAGETRLELDRRRIEDKISALNKELEALVMGRQTQRKQRKNNGIPVVSLVGYTNAGKSTIMNALVESFGPANDKKVFEKDMLFATLETSVRNIQLPDHKSFLLTDTVGFVSKLPHHLIKAFRSTLEEVAEADLLIHVIDYSNPKHEQLTQITEHTLQEIGITDIPTLFAYNKCDRIDCDIPKVEDNSVYLAAKSRVGITELVNRIRDHIFKDYIQCEMMIPYEQGQLVSYFNEHAHITATEYENEGTRLTLECRTMDYEKYGEYVI, from the coding sequence ATGGAAGAACAACAACAAAGAGCGATCATCGTAGGGGTAAACTTGAGTCATCAGAAGGATTTTGACTTTGAATACTCGATGGAAGAATTGAGTAATTTAGCATCGGCTTGTCATGTAGAAGTGGTTGGCCGGATGACGCAAAATTTAGAACGAGTGAACAAGTCCCATTATATTGGTAAAGGGAAAGTGCTGGAGGTCATGAACCTATATGAGGCGGCAGACGCGAATGTCGTTATTTTTAACGATGAATTGTCTCCTTCTCACATTCGTAATCTGGAATCTGATTTGCAATGTAAGGTAATTGATCGAACGATTCTAATCCTTGATATTTTTGAAAGAAGAGCGCAAACAAGGGAAGCTCAACTTCAAGTTGAGGTGGCCCAATTGCAATATATGCTTCCGAGGTTGATTGGTCTTCGTGAATCCTTAGGTCGGCAAAGTGGGGGTGTGGGCACCAAGAACAAAGGGGCCGGAGAGACGAGATTAGAGCTGGATCGTCGTAGAATTGAGGATAAGATTAGTGCTTTGAATAAGGAACTAGAGGCCCTTGTAATGGGGCGGCAAACGCAGCGTAAGCAGCGTAAGAATAACGGTATTCCTGTGGTATCGCTAGTGGGTTATACCAATGCTGGGAAATCGACGATTATGAATGCCCTTGTAGAGTCGTTCGGTCCTGCGAATGATAAGAAAGTGTTCGAGAAGGATATGTTGTTCGCTACATTAGAGACGTCCGTTCGTAACATCCAATTACCAGATCACAAATCTTTTCTTCTCACAGATACGGTTGGATTTGTAAGTAAATTGCCGCATCATCTGATTAAAGCATTCCGTTCAACCCTTGAAGAAGTGGCTGAAGCCGATCTACTCATTCATGTTATTGATTATTCGAATCCGAAGCATGAGCAGTTGACCCAGATTACGGAGCATACGCTACAAGAGATTGGTATTACTGATATTCCGACTCTTTTTGCATATAACAAGTGTGACCGGATAGACTGTGATATTCCAAAGGTTGAAGATAACAGCGTGTATCTTGCAGCTAAATCAAGAGTAGGCATCACGGAGTTGGTGAATAGGATTCGGGATCATATTTTTAAAGATTATATCCAGTGTGAAATGATGATTCCGTATGAGCAAGGCCAATTAGTATCATATTTCAATGAACATGCCCACATTACGGCAACGGAATATGAGAATGAGGGGACGCGCTTAACCTTAGAGTGTAGAACGATGGATTATGAGAAATATGGTGAGTATGTCATTTAA
- a CDS encoding S-layer homology domain-containing protein, with product MKKQTIKTNARKTMIACGILAASLSLSASAFAFSDLSGVPAADKINALQSSGVISGVNNDKFAPKSKVTFAQGIQFLVNAFDLTLDSQSTGSSKASHYFDKVPDTAWYAEAFLIAQQNGLSVDKTVNPNGVITRAQFAHLLHQALLTKGDFVTTKMYFHITDGQKLPQGITNSLQTLLNTRIISLNEDDTFRPNDAITRSEAAVWIYDAAEFAKKINPTQEEQTPEKSYEAIVKVEKATADVNKVSLTVDNLPNSGYSASIERIEFNKDKTATVYFTVNSGDPDQMYLQVISKSTVVTYISADYKPVAKYSATTSNPFSLMLPTGEAPATPIDNVEELIAK from the coding sequence ATGAAGAAACAAACCATCAAAACAAATGCCAGAAAAACAATGATAGCTTGCGGTATCCTAGCAGCATCGTTATCCTTAAGTGCTTCCGCTTTTGCATTCTCTGATCTGTCCGGCGTTCCTGCTGCAGACAAGATCAATGCGCTACAGTCTTCTGGAGTCATCAGCGGTGTCAATAATGACAAATTCGCTCCTAAGTCTAAAGTAACTTTTGCTCAAGGAATTCAGTTTCTCGTCAATGCTTTTGATCTGACCCTAGATTCACAGTCAACAGGTTCATCCAAAGCTAGTCATTATTTCGACAAAGTGCCTGATACGGCTTGGTACGCTGAAGCTTTCCTGATCGCTCAACAGAATGGATTATCCGTGGATAAGACAGTGAATCCCAATGGGGTCATCACTCGCGCACAATTTGCACACTTACTGCATCAAGCTCTACTTACTAAGGGCGATTTCGTCACTACCAAAATGTACTTCCACATTACAGATGGCCAGAAGCTTCCTCAGGGCATTACAAACAGTCTGCAAACACTCTTGAATACGAGGATCATTTCTTTGAATGAGGATGATACATTCCGTCCGAATGATGCCATCACACGCTCTGAAGCAGCAGTTTGGATCTATGATGCTGCTGAATTCGCTAAGAAAATCAACCCTACACAAGAAGAACAGACACCTGAGAAATCCTATGAAGCTATTGTTAAAGTAGAGAAAGCTACAGCTGACGTAAACAAAGTATCGCTTACTGTAGATAATCTACCGAACTCAGGCTATTCAGCTTCCATTGAACGTATTGAATTTAATAAGGATAAGACAGCTACCGTTTACTTTACCGTAAACAGTGGTGATCCTGATCAAATGTACCTCCAGGTCATCTCAAAGTCTACCGTAGTAACCTACATCTCAGCCGACTATAAACCCGTTGCGAAGTATTCAGCGACTACATCAAATCCCTTCTCTTTGATGCTTCCTACTGGAGAAGCTCCGGCGACGCCAATAGATAATGTCGAAGAACTAATCGCTAAATAA
- a CDS encoding bifunctional cystathionine gamma-lyase/homocysteine desulfhydrase, which translates to MKPKTKLIHGGISGDPHTGAVSIPIYQVSTYKQEEIGVHQGYEYSRTGNPTRHALEELITDLEEGTRGFAFGSGMAAIHAVLTLFNTGDHIIVTDDVYGGTYRIVTRILNRLGIETTFVDTTDLNKVEQALKPNTKAIYIETPTNPLLKLTDIKHLSTWAKSRNLLAIVDNTFSTPYWQTPLALGADIVLHSATKYIGGHSDVVAGLAIVNNDKLGEELHFIQNATGGILGPQDSWLLIRGLKTLGIRMEAHEQNTKEIVAFLSGHPAVHHIYYPGLASHPQHDLAKQQARGFGGMVSFDVGNDDKVADILRKLKYFTLAESLGAVESLISVPAKMTHASIPKERREELGITDGLIRISVGIEDSEDLIEDLARALQ; encoded by the coding sequence ATGAAACCCAAAACAAAGCTTATCCACGGCGGGATCTCTGGTGATCCTCACACAGGTGCGGTAAGTATTCCAATCTATCAGGTTAGCACTTACAAACAAGAAGAGATTGGCGTCCACCAAGGATATGAATACTCTCGAACTGGTAATCCCACAAGACACGCCCTCGAAGAACTCATTACAGATCTAGAAGAAGGAACTCGTGGCTTTGCCTTCGGTTCGGGGATGGCGGCTATCCATGCTGTTCTGACCCTATTCAACACTGGCGATCACATTATAGTGACAGATGATGTATATGGCGGAACGTACCGAATTGTCACAAGAATATTGAATCGCCTTGGCATTGAAACCACTTTTGTGGACACAACAGATCTAAACAAGGTCGAACAAGCACTGAAGCCGAATACGAAGGCTATATATATCGAGACCCCTACGAACCCCCTACTCAAATTAACTGATATTAAGCATCTATCTACTTGGGCTAAATCGCGGAATTTACTAGCGATTGTCGATAACACATTCAGCACACCTTACTGGCAAACACCGCTTGCGCTTGGCGCAGATATTGTACTGCATTCCGCGACCAAATATATCGGAGGTCACAGCGATGTTGTCGCTGGTCTCGCTATTGTGAACAATGACAAGCTAGGAGAAGAACTACACTTCATCCAGAACGCTACAGGCGGAATACTCGGACCTCAGGATTCCTGGCTCCTTATTCGTGGTTTGAAGACATTAGGAATACGCATGGAGGCTCATGAACAGAATACGAAAGAGATTGTAGCATTTCTATCAGGACATCCGGCTGTGCATCACATTTATTATCCCGGTCTAGCGAGCCATCCCCAGCATGATCTTGCCAAGCAACAAGCAAGGGGCTTCGGGGGCATGGTATCTTTCGATGTAGGCAATGATGATAAGGTAGCTGATATACTACGTAAATTGAAATATTTCACACTCGCTGAAAGTCTAGGCGCTGTGGAGAGCCTAATCTCTGTTCCTGCCAAAATGACTCATGCCTCCATTCCTAAAGAACGACGGGAGGAACTCGGAATTACAGACGGACTCATCCGCATTTCAGTCGGCATTGAAGATAGCGAAGATCTCATTGAAGATTTAGCAAGAGCTTTGCAATAA
- a CDS encoding PLP-dependent cysteine synthase family protein: MTLYNHVQQLIGDTPLVEITQFELPQGVQLFAKLEFMNPGGSVKDRLGMQLIESAFNSGQLQAGGTIIEPTAGNTGIGLAIAAISRGVSIICVVPEKFSTEKQQLMRALGATVINTPNAQGMTGAIRKAEELVQEIPGAFSPGQFSNPANPLTYYKTLGPEIWRDLNGKVDIFVAGAGSGGTFMGTSRYLKEQNPEVRTVIVEPEGSILGGGESGSHKTEGIGVESLAPFMDTSYFDQIHTVHDEDAFNRVKELTLREGLLVGSSSGAAFHAALIEAQTASPGSRIVTIFPDSSERYLSKQIYQGGI; this comes from the coding sequence ATGACTCTTTATAATCACGTACAGCAGCTTATAGGAGATACCCCACTCGTGGAAATCACCCAATTTGAACTCCCCCAAGGTGTACAATTGTTTGCTAAATTGGAGTTCATGAATCCAGGAGGAAGTGTGAAGGATCGACTGGGTATGCAGCTTATAGAAAGTGCATTTAATAGTGGGCAATTGCAAGCTGGGGGTACGATCATTGAGCCCACTGCGGGAAATACGGGGATTGGACTAGCTATAGCCGCTATTAGTCGAGGAGTATCCATCATTTGTGTAGTTCCTGAGAAATTCAGTACAGAGAAGCAACAACTCATGAGAGCACTTGGTGCGACTGTAATCAATACCCCTAATGCGCAAGGAATGACAGGAGCTATTCGCAAAGCTGAAGAACTCGTACAGGAAATTCCAGGTGCATTTAGCCCTGGGCAATTCTCTAATCCAGCCAATCCATTAACGTATTATAAGACACTCGGTCCCGAAATTTGGCGTGATTTAAATGGAAAGGTTGATATTTTTGTTGCTGGAGCAGGCTCAGGCGGCACATTTATGGGCACCTCACGATATCTGAAAGAACAGAATCCTGAGGTCAGAACGGTTATTGTGGAACCGGAAGGTTCTATCCTAGGTGGAGGCGAGTCCGGATCTCATAAGACGGAGGGCATAGGCGTGGAATCTCTCGCTCCATTTATGGACACGTCTTATTTCGATCAAATTCATACGGTTCATGACGAAGATGCCTTCAATAGAGTGAAGGAACTTACCTTACGTGAGGGTTTACTCGTTGGAAGTTCTTCTGGCGCTGCATTTCATGCCGCGCTTATCGAAGCTCAAACCGCTTCTCCTGGAAGTAGAATCGTCACCATTTTCCCCGATAGTAGCGAACGTTATTTAAGTAAACAAATTTACCAAGGAGGTATTTAA